The Raoultibacter phocaeensis genome includes a window with the following:
- a CDS encoding cytochrome c3 family protein, translating into MRTSTLSMKAAMALALAALMSVIALAGCAAAPASNETDKGGGDATTQQTAADPTDPTGVYVSDEACLACHGGSYEAHAAETADYGQWNPHASIHGGYSSCDNCHEKGQELTKNWCANCHPYSAEGSSYYQEPLFL; encoded by the coding sequence ATGAGAACGTCTACTTTGAGCATGAAAGCGGCTATGGCGCTTGCCCTTGCAGCCTTGATGTCGGTGATCGCCCTTGCAGGTTGTGCAGCTGCACCGGCAAGCAACGAAACCGATAAGGGGGGCGGTGACGCGACCACCCAACAGACCGCAGCCGATCCCACCGATCCTACCGGCGTTTACGTGTCCGACGAGGCGTGCCTTGCTTGCCACGGGGGATCGTACGAGGCGCACGCGGCAGAAACGGCAGATTACGGTCAGTGGAACCCGCATGCATCCATCCACGGAGGCTACAGCTCCTGCGACAACTGCCACGAAAAAGGCCAGGAGCTCACCAAAAACTGGTGCGCGAACTGCCATCCCTACTCTGCAGAAGGATCTTCGTACTACCAAGAACCGCTGTTCCTGTAG
- a CDS encoding MerR family transcriptional regulator, which translates to MYRMKQFAAMTGMTQSKVRFYEKHGLVLSDRTENGYRVFTPEDAFRSNAFRVLLQYGFSISEAIEMLDAKQDTDEFRTSLQEQQVRLNREQILLEYRQRRIRGVLEFLCSDAGLQFKEVTLPDYLYINASYGRDFSVSLENESVLAEFYTLLSVTSCARIVKRDNLLDESDAVDPDYINTLSVEESHYLSDYAKQRVKRLELGRCVRFGRRVTRAESIQKETFDELFEYLDERNLEIRGDIMLMPSFLNLDGEGSDIEILYVPVKDVRS; encoded by the coding sequence ATGTATCGAATGAAACAGTTTGCGGCCATGACTGGAATGACCCAATCGAAGGTACGGTTCTACGAGAAACATGGACTCGTGCTGTCCGATCGGACAGAAAACGGGTATCGGGTATTCACGCCCGAGGATGCATTCCGCTCGAATGCGTTCCGCGTGCTTCTGCAATACGGGTTCAGCATCAGCGAGGCCATCGAGATGCTCGACGCCAAGCAAGATACCGACGAATTCCGCACGTCTCTGCAAGAGCAGCAGGTAAGGCTGAACAGAGAGCAGATACTGCTTGAGTATCGCCAGCGCCGCATTCGCGGAGTGCTCGAATTCCTGTGCTCCGACGCAGGACTGCAATTCAAGGAAGTTACCCTTCCGGATTACCTCTACATTAACGCCTCTTATGGGCGGGACTTCTCCGTCTCTCTGGAGAACGAGAGCGTGCTGGCGGAATTCTACACACTCCTGAGTGTGACCAGCTGCGCCCGCATCGTGAAGCGCGACAATCTGCTCGACGAGAGCGACGCAGTGGATCCCGACTACATCAACACGCTTTCCGTTGAAGAAAGCCACTACTTGAGCGACTACGCCAAACAGCGCGTGAAGCGCTTAGAGCTCGGGCGGTGCGTTCGCTTCGGACGCCGTGTCACCCGCGCGGAGAGCATCCAGAAAGAAACCTTCGACGAGCTGTTCGAATACCTAGACGAGCGCAACCTTGAAATCCGCGGCGACATCATGCTCATGCCGTCGTTTTTAAATCTCGACGGCGAAGGCAGCGATATCGAGATCCTGTACGTACCCGTGAAGGATGTTCGATCGTAA
- a CDS encoding heavy metal translocating P-type ATPase, with translation MKQTFDVTGMTCAACSARVEKTANAVPGVEKATVNLLKNSMDVDYDGAPATIEALTAAIDKAGYGAEPRVDISRNQEGAPASRGSVAPVNAAAKEAKAVKTRLIISFVFTVPLFYLSMGHMFGWPLPSIFLGEENVLVFAFTQFLLLLPVIFVNFKFFRVGFKALFHRSPNMDSLIALGATASTVYGIYAIYKIGWAIGWGNAHTAHLAAMDLYFESAAMILTLITLGKYFEARAKGKTTDAISKLMDLSPKTATRLVNDVEEVVPAENVHAGDLLVVKAGEGVPADGVLVEGAGTLDESVITGESVPVEKGPGDPVTGATVLSSGWFTMRAEKVGEETALANIIRLVDEATSSKAPIEKMADKISGVFVPIVIVIAIVTFIVWIVLGGTLEVALSHAVTVLVISCPCALGLATPTAIMVGTGRGAASGILVKSAEALETAHGVSTVVLDKTGTITQGKPQVTDVIVVGATGFAGAERSGDTAAGANADGSFEGSAEHAFLSFAASVEVRSEHPLAQAVVAFAGARNALPSTVETFSQIPGEGIAATVEGDECFAGNLRMMEARGIDASFYRDQAQALADDGKTVLYFARAGRLVGLIAVADVVKPTSKLAIDELRQMGISTVMLTGDNERTAAAIQRRVGVDTVIAGVLPQDKERTVRELSARGTVAMVGDGINDAPALARADVGIAIGAGTDIAIESADIVLMHSDLVDVPSAIGLSRATMRNIKQNLFWALFYNAICIPIAAGVLAGIGINLNPMIAAAAMSLSSVFVVGNALRLRRWKPARLAAEGPSELSETARTELASADSMDETTDAALAGATKAQLVDDDTRENGKDTIMEKVLDVEGMMCQHCVAHVRKALEGIDGVEGASVDLDAGTATAKLSADVADDALIAAVVDAGYEAKIAG, from the coding sequence ATGAAGCAAACATTCGATGTGACGGGCATGACCTGTGCGGCGTGCTCGGCGCGCGTCGAAAAAACCGCAAACGCAGTTCCCGGAGTGGAGAAAGCCACGGTGAACCTGCTCAAGAATTCGATGGACGTTGACTACGACGGCGCGCCCGCAACGATTGAGGCCCTTACTGCGGCCATCGACAAGGCGGGCTACGGCGCCGAACCGCGCGTTGACATTTCTCGAAACCAGGAAGGCGCACCTGCCTCGCGCGGATCGGTTGCGCCTGTGAACGCGGCGGCGAAGGAGGCTAAGGCGGTCAAAACGCGCCTGATCATCTCGTTCGTGTTCACCGTTCCTTTGTTCTATCTGTCGATGGGCCACATGTTCGGCTGGCCGCTTCCGAGCATCTTCCTCGGTGAAGAAAACGTGCTTGTGTTCGCGTTCACTCAGTTCTTGCTGTTGCTGCCCGTTATTTTCGTCAACTTCAAGTTCTTCAGAGTGGGCTTCAAGGCGCTATTCCACCGCTCTCCCAACATGGATTCGCTCATCGCGCTTGGCGCCACGGCATCGACCGTCTACGGCATCTACGCGATCTACAAGATCGGTTGGGCCATCGGCTGGGGTAACGCTCACACGGCGCATCTGGCTGCGATGGACTTGTACTTCGAATCGGCTGCGATGATCCTCACACTCATCACGCTCGGTAAGTACTTCGAGGCGCGCGCCAAGGGCAAGACTACCGATGCGATATCCAAGCTCATGGACCTCTCTCCCAAAACCGCTACGCGCCTTGTGAACGATGTCGAAGAGGTCGTTCCTGCGGAAAACGTGCACGCGGGCGATCTGCTCGTGGTAAAGGCGGGGGAGGGCGTTCCCGCCGACGGCGTGCTCGTTGAAGGCGCGGGGACGCTTGACGAATCGGTGATTACAGGCGAGAGCGTTCCGGTGGAAAAGGGGCCGGGCGATCCGGTGACCGGGGCAACGGTGTTGAGCTCGGGCTGGTTTACCATGCGTGCTGAAAAGGTTGGCGAAGAAACCGCACTCGCCAACATCATCCGCCTCGTTGACGAGGCGACGAGCTCGAAAGCGCCCATCGAGAAGATGGCTGACAAGATATCGGGCGTATTCGTACCCATCGTCATCGTTATCGCGATTGTGACGTTCATCGTGTGGATCGTGCTCGGCGGTACGCTTGAGGTTGCGCTTTCCCATGCCGTTACCGTACTCGTAATTTCGTGCCCCTGTGCGCTCGGCCTTGCTACGCCGACCGCCATCATGGTGGGAACGGGTCGCGGCGCGGCAAGCGGCATTCTCGTGAAGTCCGCCGAAGCGCTCGAAACGGCTCACGGCGTCTCGACCGTTGTGCTCGACAAGACAGGCACCATTACGCAGGGCAAGCCCCAGGTGACCGATGTGATCGTGGTCGGGGCTACGGGTTTTGCGGGCGCGGAAAGGAGCGGCGACACAGCAGCTGGAGCCAATGCGGATGGAAGTTTTGAGGGATCGGCCGAGCATGCGTTTCTGTCATTCGCGGCGAGTGTCGAGGTGCGCTCTGAGCATCCGCTTGCGCAGGCCGTTGTCGCCTTCGCGGGAGCGCGCAATGCGTTGCCGAGTACCGTCGAGACGTTCTCCCAGATACCGGGGGAAGGTATAGCAGCCACCGTCGAGGGCGACGAGTGCTTTGCCGGCAATCTCCGTATGATGGAGGCACGAGGCATCGACGCTTCGTTCTACCGCGATCAGGCGCAGGCGCTCGCCGACGACGGCAAAACGGTGCTGTACTTCGCCCGTGCGGGCCGTCTCGTCGGGCTTATCGCGGTAGCCGATGTGGTGAAGCCCACGAGCAAGCTCGCGATCGACGAGCTGCGGCAGATGGGCATCTCGACGGTCATGCTTACGGGCGACAACGAGCGCACGGCTGCAGCCATCCAGCGCCGCGTCGGCGTAGACACGGTGATTGCGGGCGTGCTTCCGCAAGACAAAGAGAGGACGGTTCGCGAGCTTTCCGCGCGCGGCACCGTTGCCATGGTGGGCGACGGGATCAACGACGCTCCCGCCCTTGCACGCGCCGATGTGGGCATCGCCATTGGAGCGGGTACCGATATCGCCATCGAAAGCGCCGATATCGTGCTCATGCACAGCGATCTGGTCGACGTGCCTTCGGCGATCGGGCTGTCGCGCGCAACCATGCGCAACATCAAGCAAAACCTGTTCTGGGCGCTGTTCTACAACGCCATCTGCATACCGATTGCGGCGGGCGTGCTCGCAGGCATCGGGATCAACTTGAACCCCATGATTGCAGCGGCTGCCATGAGCTTGAGTTCGGTGTTCGTGGTAGGAAACGCGCTTCGGCTGCGCCGATGGAAGCCCGCGCGCCTTGCGGCCGAGGGCCCTTCCGAGCTTTCGGAGACGGCACGGACCGAACTGGCATCGGCGGACTCTATGGATGAAACTACCGATGCGGCTTTGGCGGGTGCAACGAAGGCTCAGCTTGTTGACGACGATACGAGAGAGAATGGAAAGGACACCATCATGGAAAAGGTTTTGGATGTTGAGGGTATGATGTGCCAACACTGCGTTGCGCACGTGAGGAAGGCGCTCGAGGGAATCGACGGCGTGGAAGGGGCCTCGGTGGATCTCGATGCCGGCACGGCGACGGCGAAGCTTTCCGCCGACGTGGCCGACGATGCATTGATCGCCGCCGTGGTCGATGCCGGATACGAGGCGAAGATCGCAGGCTAA
- a CDS encoding metal-sensing transcriptional repressor: MGDHTNAEQANASGAAAIGCCHHKQTPRSTEFQADLQKRLNRAIGQLNGVKNMLDDNRYCGDVLVQLAAAESAIRSVSGMLLQDHLETCVVEQIRQGNDEVIEEVMQLMKRFSR; encoded by the coding sequence ATGGGCGACCATACCAATGCAGAACAAGCGAACGCAAGCGGGGCAGCCGCTATCGGCTGCTGCCACCATAAGCAAACACCGCGCAGCACCGAGTTTCAGGCTGATCTGCAAAAGCGGCTGAACCGAGCGATCGGGCAGCTGAACGGCGTCAAGAACATGCTTGACGACAACCGCTACTGCGGCGACGTGCTCGTGCAGCTCGCCGCTGCCGAAAGCGCTATCCGCAGCGTGTCGGGCATGCTCTTGCAAGATCATCTCGAAACATGCGTTGTCGAGCAGATTCGACAGGGTAACGACGAGGTGATCGAAGAGGTCATGCAGCTCATGAAGCGCTTCTCGCGCTAA
- a CDS encoding type II toxin-antitoxin system PemK/MazF family toxin, with product MGCVVSVICEQGDIVSINFNPSKRHEPAGRHFAVVVSPWHVNRASALTTLVPITSTDNGYPLHVKIAEGNPVYGFVQCEAIRAVDLGVRERENAIEIVGSLDDQTLAEVMARILVVLGVEPI from the coding sequence GTGGGATGCGTGGTCTCGGTGATATGCGAGCAGGGTGACATCGTCAGCATCAATTTCAATCCATCGAAACGACACGAACCAGCGGGACGGCACTTTGCTGTCGTCGTCAGTCCTTGGCATGTAAATCGGGCCTCGGCACTCACCACGCTCGTTCCCATTACGTCGACCGACAACGGGTACCCTCTGCATGTGAAGATCGCAGAGGGTAATCCCGTGTATGGGTTTGTGCAGTGCGAAGCCATCAGGGCTGTTGATCTCGGTGTGCGTGAAAGGGAAAACGCTATCGAGATCGTCGGATCGCTCGACGATCAAACGCTCGCCGAGGTTATGGCTCGCATCCTCGTAGTGCTTGGTGTCGAGCCGATCTGA
- a CDS encoding AbrB/MazE/SpoVT family DNA-binding domain-containing protein, with translation METTISRWGNSEAVRIPREVLRLVGLRSGDQVGFEVNEQGRIELVPVEAAHRRIVPTKGVTFDALFKHYKGGVASSENAWPDDDLVGAEWDAWSR, from the coding sequence ATGGAAACGACGATTTCGAGGTGGGGCAACTCCGAAGCAGTGCGCATTCCCCGCGAAGTTCTTCGGCTGGTTGGTTTACGAAGCGGCGATCAGGTGGGTTTCGAGGTCAACGAGCAAGGTCGGATAGAGCTAGTTCCTGTGGAAGCGGCACATCGAAGGATCGTTCCGACGAAAGGAGTTACCTTCGATGCGTTGTTCAAGCATTACAAAGGCGGGGTGGCTTCTTCGGAAAACGCGTGGCCTGATGATGATCTGGTAGGGGCCGAGTGGGATGCGTGGTCTCGGTGA
- a CDS encoding Type 1 glutamine amidotransferase-like domain-containing protein, translating into MKTLVLVSMFQNVAALLPELEFDLKGKTVTYIPTASRVEKLGFFIRLGKRGLKKLGMIVDELDVSTASYEVAKAKLEKNDCIYVAGGNTFYLLQEMKRTGVDRLIAEEVDKGTLYIGESAGAIVAAPDIEYSAAMDDRAKAPDLENSSGLGLTDFYAVPHSGNWEFDKAVKEIVASYGTTLDLRVITDNEALVVEGESVRVVGR; encoded by the coding sequence ATGAAAACGCTCGTGCTCGTATCGATGTTCCAAAACGTTGCGGCCTTGTTGCCCGAGCTTGAATTCGATCTCAAGGGCAAAACGGTCACGTACATTCCTACGGCAAGCAGGGTAGAGAAGCTCGGCTTTTTCATTCGGCTCGGGAAGCGGGGGCTCAAGAAGCTGGGCATGATCGTCGACGAGCTTGATGTATCGACAGCGTCCTACGAGGTCGCGAAGGCGAAGCTTGAGAAAAACGACTGCATATACGTTGCGGGCGGCAACACGTTTTACCTCTTGCAGGAAATGAAGCGCACGGGAGTCGACAGGCTGATTGCCGAGGAGGTAGACAAGGGAACGCTCTATATCGGAGAATCGGCAGGGGCTATCGTGGCCGCCCCCGACATCGAGTACTCTGCCGCGATGGATGACAGAGCCAAAGCTCCCGATCTCGAAAACAGCTCAGGACTGGGGTTGACCGATTTCTACGCCGTGCCCCATTCCGGCAACTGGGAGTTCGACAAGGCAGTGAAGGAAATCGTCGCCTCGTACGGTACGACGCTCGATTTGAGGGTTATTACCGATAACGAGGCGTTGGTGGTTGAGGGGGAAAGCGTGCGCGTTGTCGGACGGTAA
- a CDS encoding alpha/beta hydrolase, which translates to MPINKAVLAAFRAASRLKPDVKSSYKAQRVAEEITAKLSIPDPRCRIDDTTAVMPDGYEVLLRVFTPLDIDFSFVEGFKVTEDSRGTILFFHGGGWVNGNVDFYTDACTTMALNLERRVVSVDYRRAPEHRFPMAAEDCYEVTRQLFAGTLLTDVDAENIVLFGDSAGGNLAAVVSLMARDRGAFVPRTQMLLYPATYNDHHYTTSLFDSVRENGEDYLLTSQDIVDYMELYLSVPEDVHNPYFAPLIEPDLSCQPRTLVITAEYCPLRDEGEVFAQRLADDGSDAQCYRVLDAVHGYLLYPSVFNIVKDTYRIIKHFLDGDELAQEGEPAWLELLGTD; encoded by the coding sequence ATGCCCATCAACAAAGCGGTTCTCGCCGCATTCAGGGCGGCCTCACGGCTCAAGCCCGATGTCAAATCGTCGTACAAGGCGCAACGCGTCGCCGAGGAGATCACCGCCAAGCTCTCGATTCCCGATCCACGGTGCCGCATCGACGACACCACCGCTGTCATGCCCGACGGATACGAGGTGCTTCTGCGCGTGTTCACCCCGCTCGACATCGATTTTTCGTTTGTCGAGGGATTCAAGGTGACCGAGGATTCGCGCGGCACGATTCTGTTTTTCCATGGCGGCGGCTGGGTCAACGGCAACGTCGATTTCTACACCGACGCCTGCACCACGATGGCTTTGAACCTGGAACGGCGCGTGGTTTCGGTGGATTACCGCCGCGCACCCGAACACCGCTTTCCCATGGCTGCCGAAGATTGCTACGAGGTAACGCGCCAACTGTTCGCAGGCACCTTGCTCACCGACGTCGACGCCGAGAACATCGTGCTGTTCGGCGACAGCGCCGGCGGCAACCTCGCCGCCGTCGTATCGCTCATGGCTCGCGACCGCGGCGCATTCGTGCCGCGCACGCAGATGTTGCTCTACCCCGCAACGTACAACGATCACCACTACACCACGTCGCTGTTCGATTCGGTACGAGAAAACGGCGAAGACTACCTGCTCACCTCGCAAGACATCGTGGACTACATGGAGCTCTACCTCTCCGTGCCCGAAGACGTGCACAACCCCTACTTCGCCCCACTCATCGAACCCGACCTCTCCTGCCAGCCCCGCACGCTCGTCATCACCGCCGAGTACTGTCCGCTGCGCGACGAAGGTGAGGTGTTCGCTCAGCGTTTGGCGGATGACGGAAGCGACGCGCAGTGCTATCGTGTTCTCGACGCCGTGCACGGGTATCTGCTGTACCCCTCGGTGTTCAACATCGTCAAGGATACCTATCGCATCATCAAGCATTTCTTGGATGGTGACGAGCTTGCACAGGAAGGCGAACCGGCGTGGCTCGAGCTACTTGGTACCGACTAG
- a CDS encoding phthiocerol/phthiodiolone dimycocerosyl transferase family protein — MARATWYRLDNVGKFYSAQAGRSTQTVFRYSTTLADAVDAEILQQALEKAVDAFPNFNVSLRSGMFWHYLEQIDTPPAVHRENLPICFGLHAGAKSILFRVSYYRNRINFEVSHMVSDGRGALSFFKALLYSYIQIRYGIEGVPLEYDGSDHQKAEDSFNKYYERDKAASTRAPKVYRIAGWRDKADPTFMELHLPAKRVLELARSLNVSLTSLLIAAIMCAIRAEMPRRDRNRAIRIDIPVDLRQFFESTTTKNFFGLAFVSYTPGDADEPIEAIAAQVHAQLKAATEAEQLKYRMNRMIALEKNPLLRLAPLFVKDIILDIADRFVIRETTTTVSNLGQIRIDERLAPFVRDVNIMTSTTGLNFTLCSFGDDLSIGISTVYSNPDIVKNFVRYFSYLGIEGTMNINKTSEEVAEDRLETQFETSVKRLGGQLPASDEPSAAQGAAGKGKKPKAPKAPRTPKRSQAEKEPKAPKTPRKHRKPDASTIPETSGGETHDETL, encoded by the coding sequence GTGGCTCGAGCTACTTGGTACCGACTAGACAACGTCGGCAAGTTCTATTCTGCTCAGGCGGGCAGATCGACCCAGACGGTATTTCGCTATTCCACAACCCTCGCAGACGCCGTAGATGCCGAGATCTTGCAGCAAGCGCTCGAAAAGGCCGTCGACGCGTTCCCCAATTTCAACGTCAGCTTGCGCAGCGGCATGTTTTGGCACTATCTCGAACAGATCGACACGCCGCCCGCCGTGCACCGCGAGAACCTGCCCATCTGCTTCGGGCTCCATGCAGGCGCGAAAAGCATTCTCTTTCGAGTGAGCTATTACCGAAACCGCATCAATTTCGAAGTATCGCACATGGTGTCCGACGGACGCGGCGCCTTGAGCTTCTTCAAAGCGCTTCTCTATTCGTATATTCAGATACGCTACGGCATCGAAGGCGTGCCGCTCGAGTACGATGGGTCGGACCATCAGAAAGCCGAAGACAGTTTCAACAAGTACTACGAGCGGGACAAGGCGGCCTCTACACGAGCACCCAAGGTGTACCGTATCGCCGGCTGGCGCGACAAGGCCGATCCCACGTTCATGGAGCTGCATCTGCCCGCCAAACGCGTGCTCGAGTTGGCTCGTTCGTTGAACGTGAGCCTTACATCGCTGCTCATTGCCGCCATCATGTGCGCGATTCGCGCGGAAATGCCGCGACGCGACCGCAATCGGGCGATCCGCATCGACATTCCCGTCGACTTGCGGCAATTCTTCGAGTCGACCACAACCAAGAATTTCTTCGGGCTTGCGTTCGTTTCCTACACGCCCGGCGATGCCGACGAGCCGATCGAAGCGATTGCCGCTCAGGTGCATGCGCAGCTCAAGGCCGCCACCGAAGCCGAGCAGCTCAAGTACCGGATGAACCGCATGATCGCCCTCGAGAAGAACCCCCTTCTGCGCCTGGCCCCGCTTTTCGTGAAAGACATCATACTCGACATCGCCGATCGCTTCGTCATCCGCGAGACCACCACGACCGTCTCGAACCTCGGTCAGATCCGGATCGACGAGCGGCTCGCCCCGTTTGTCCGCGATGTCAACATCATGACCTCGACGACCGGCCTCAACTTCACCCTCTGCTCGTTCGGCGACGATTTGAGCATCGGCATTTCCACGGTGTATTCGAACCCCGATATCGTCAAGAACTTCGTCCGGTACTTCTCTTATCTCGGCATTGAGGGCACCATGAACATCAACAAGACGAGTGAAGAAGTTGCCGAGGACAGGCTGGAAACGCAGTTCGAAACGTCGGTCAAGCGGCTCGGCGGGCAACTGCCCGCATCGGATGAGCCCTCGGCAGCGCAGGGGGCTGCCGGCAAAGGCAAGAAGCCGAAAGCGCCCAAAGCTCCCAGGACCCCTAAACGTTCTCAAGCCGAAAAAGAGCCCAAGGCTCCCAAGACCCCGCGGAAGCACCGAAAACCCGACGCTTCGACAATCCCGGAAACATCGGGGGGAGAGACACACGATGAAACGCTGTGA
- a CDS encoding DUF6320 domain-containing protein, translating to MKRCDKCRVDFTGDLDRCPLCQAELSGEAEPSVFPKNEVRKSGTVALKVLAFASGASLLLMVFLGYLFALPGDIVFTVCLALLVNYLFIRNILTHSPNFLRVVVRYFLVLLGVAAVWFIASHNLIITTFVIPGICLIALVFDAVLFAVFRGTFVTDYAKYLLFDVVLGLIPIALVALGLTTWDVLAYASALTSSVFLLGLVVFARKQLVAEVRKLFSA from the coding sequence ATGAAACGCTGTGATAAATGTCGCGTTGATTTCACCGGCGACCTCGACCGGTGCCCGCTCTGCCAAGCCGAACTCTCGGGCGAGGCCGAGCCGTCGGTGTTCCCGAAAAACGAGGTAAGAAAATCGGGGACCGTGGCGCTTAAGGTGCTCGCCTTCGCAAGCGGGGCATCGCTTCTGCTCATGGTGTTTCTCGGGTACCTGTTCGCGTTGCCGGGCGACATCGTCTTCACCGTATGCTTGGCGCTTCTCGTAAACTACTTGTTCATCAGGAATATCCTCACGCATTCGCCGAACTTTCTGCGCGTGGTCGTACGCTACTTCCTCGTGCTGCTCGGCGTCGCCGCAGTCTGGTTCATCGCTTCGCACAACCTCATTATCACCACGTTCGTCATCCCCGGCATCTGCCTCATCGCGCTCGTGTTCGATGCTGTGCTCTTTGCCGTGTTCCGCGGCACATTCGTCACCGATTACGCGAAGTACCTGCTGTTCGACGTGGTGCTCGGACTGATCCCAATAGCGCTTGTCGCACTTGGCCTTACTACCTGGGATGTGCTCGCCTACGCGAGCGCGCTTACCTCGAGCGTATTTCTGCTCGGGCTCGTCGTGTTCGCACGCAAGCAGCTCGTCGCCGAGGTACGCAAACTCTTCTCGGCGTAG
- a CDS encoding DUF3784 domain-containing protein: MNDTGGDIGTLAIGLAVSLAMLALFALMAWKYWHGQWLRSIAGNNFVSEEEYGSPEQRRLGRRISIAMVIACVMVASIPIIGYGSFLQNEAVFAAGSALCGTSTVALLGYIVWLFVKMGRERRAAENELVARDPSKSEDVKLDRRATVVLLVILAVYLTCVLVVAPLASK, encoded by the coding sequence ATGAACGATACGGGAGGAGACATCGGGACGCTCGCCATCGGTCTCGCCGTCTCGCTGGCCATGCTCGCCCTGTTCGCCCTCATGGCCTGGAAGTACTGGCATGGGCAGTGGCTTCGCTCGATCGCCGGCAACAACTTCGTTTCCGAAGAGGAGTACGGCAGCCCCGAACAACGCAGGCTCGGCAGAAGAATATCCATCGCCATGGTCATAGCGTGCGTCATGGTAGCCTCGATCCCGATTATCGGCTACGGCAGCTTTCTCCAAAACGAAGCGGTGTTCGCAGCCGGAAGCGCCCTCTGCGGTACAAGCACCGTTGCGCTGCTGGGCTACATCGTGTGGCTGTTCGTGAAAATGGGCAGGGAACGCCGTGCAGCCGAAAACGAACTCGTTGCCCGAGATCCCTCAAAATCCGAAGACGTCAAGCTCGATCGCAGGGCGACAGTGGTCCTGCTTGTGATTCTTGCAGTCTATCTCACCTGCGTCCTCGTCGTCGCACCTTTGGCATCGAAGTAG
- a CDS encoding TetR/AcrR family transcriptional regulator, with amino-acid sequence MARRVKEPPEAHRNRIGDAAEKLFSKKGIQATSVEDIAREAGYSKATLYVYFVNKEDIVGFLTLKSMRRLQERLHRAVHDATSTNTRTRYDALCAELTLFYDESPLYFDLTRNEIPADFERPDALDVEREIYEVGECINDEVGWFIEQGIARKELRDDLPLPHTVFLFWASLSGLVVMASKKATYFEQATGMSKQEFLEEGFDTLYHAICTEGHV; translated from the coding sequence ATGGCCCGTAGGGTAAAGGAACCGCCTGAGGCGCATCGCAATCGCATCGGCGATGCCGCCGAGAAGCTGTTTTCGAAAAAAGGCATCCAAGCAACCTCGGTCGAAGACATTGCCCGTGAGGCAGGCTACAGCAAAGCGACGCTGTACGTGTACTTCGTTAACAAAGAAGACATCGTCGGTTTTTTAACGCTCAAGAGCATGCGACGTTTGCAGGAGCGCCTGCACCGAGCCGTACACGATGCAACTTCGACAAACACGCGAACCCGCTACGATGCGCTTTGCGCCGAACTGACCTTGTTTTACGATGAGAGTCCTTTGTATTTCGACCTGACGCGCAACGAGATACCTGCGGATTTCGAACGCCCAGATGCGCTCGATGTCGAGCGCGAAATCTACGAAGTCGGCGAGTGCATCAACGATGAAGTGGGATGGTTCATCGAGCAGGGCATAGCCCGCAAAGAGCTACGAGACGACCTTCCCCTGCCCCATACGGTTTTCCTGTTCTGGGCTTCCCTCTCGGGACTCGTCGTGATGGCGTCAAAAAAAGCCACCTACTTTGAACAAGCCACCGGGATGTCCAAGCAGGAGTTTCTCGAAGAAGGCTTCGACACCCTGTACCACGCCATCTGCACCGAGGGGCACGTATGA
- a CDS encoding FMN-binding protein, translating to MTPLLIIAAAIVVVAIGFGIVYLVRVVNYQNTVTSLIIETPPLESVAAGTYVGSFDADIIGATVSVSVENGRITEIELLEHKTERGQAAEAITDAIVEAQRIDIDTISGATNSSKVIQKAVENALLHA from the coding sequence ATGACCCCCTTACTCATCATAGCCGCCGCCATCGTCGTCGTAGCGATCGGGTTCGGCATCGTCTATTTAGTTCGCGTTGTCAATTACCAAAATACCGTTACATCGTTGATCATTGAAACACCGCCCCTCGAAAGCGTTGCCGCAGGGACCTACGTAGGATCGTTCGATGCCGACATCATCGGAGCCACGGTTTCGGTATCCGTCGAAAACGGTCGCATAACCGAGATCGAGCTTCTCGAACACAAGACCGAGCGGGGCCAAGCAGCCGAGGCTATCACCGATGCCATTGTAGAAGCCCAGCGTATCGACATCGACACGATTTCGGGTGCGACCAACTCGAGCAAGGTCATTCAGAAAGCCGTCGAAAACGCTCTTCTCCACGCATAG